The stretch of DNA CATGCACTGCACTGGTGACAGACTAATGAGCCAAAGATCCAGCTCTGACAGTCTGGAACTGGCTACTCCAGTTGGATCTATGCTGCAGCAGAGTGCACCGTGGAGAGATATACTCTGCCAGACAACAGAGAGACTGGAAGAGTATAAATACCTTGGTTCAATCACTGATCACAAGCTGACCTTTAAAAGTAACACTGACCGAATCTTCAAGAAATGTCAACAGCACCTGTACTTTCTTTGGAAGCTACAACGACTGCAGGTCAACAAGTCAATACTCCAAACGTTTTACAACTGTTTCATTCAATCCACCCTCACCATCAGCATACTGGCATGGTTTGGTTCCCTGAGTGAGATGAACCAATGTCCCCATCAACAGGATCATACAGATGAGGGGGAAGATCATTGGACAATACCAGACCACTCTCACaatcaagggcgtaactttgggttcaacattgtgtgtgtgtggggggggggggggggggggtttaagatctccacttttaagcaaaattgaaattttgagcatcaaacactttattttctgcattcttGTGAATTTCTCTGCAATAATTTACGGTGCAAATGTCttcatttatgtaaaggaaattatataaGGTTTTTGGagtgggttgcactggccagttttgattattgggggagttgtaacacccccccccccatccccactgtaaattacacctatgcTCACAACCATCTTTGACAAACAGGAAAATCAGGAAAAGTAGACTCATCATATCAGAGCCCACCCATAACCTCAACAACAAGTACCATCTGTTACCTTCAGGGAGGAGATTCTGTTCCCGGCCCCTAAGATCCAAACGAGCCATGTCCACCTTCGTGCCAGCATCCATCAGActgttaataatataataatatataataataaaataataaacacccCCCCTCCCATCACTCCAGACTTCgacctattctccctactcgcCCTTCTACTCCTACCCTCaggttttttagtttttagtattATACTATATAgtaatcccgcaagggaaattacaatgttttcactccgTTGTTAGAATACACACTAGACACAGGCCTGATATACACACACTTGCTCAGTACCTgtactaatggagagatgtcagagtgagggggctgcagccttcccgagcagttgggggtttagtgccttgctcaagagcaccttgccagtgcccaggaggtgaactggcaactctccagctaccagtccaccaccatactttggtccgtattaggacttaaaccagcgaccgtccggttcccaacccacctccctacagactgagctactgccatccCCAATTTATTTATTCTCGGGTATGATTATTGACTATATATTGTTGTATGTTGTTTCTGAATGTGCCTGACCACAAATGAAGTTCCCTCACAGGAAGAATAAAGTTCTTTTGATTTTGATTGAGAGGACTTCTATCAGTGGGTATGTGCCGCCCTCTTGTGGCTGCAGGTGCTACCCTGCATGACAAAACAAGCATGACGAGTAAAACAACACAGCTACAAACAATAAAATAGCACAGTATAGCATAGTACTATATTTATTGATTGGATCATTTCCACAGGACTTCAAGGACAGTGAACGTACTAATCATATATATGGTGCTACAAACAATATTGCTAATTGAGAGATAAGACCACAGCGATACACTTTGACACAACAAGGACGTACAAATTGTAAGAAAGTACATGTGCTTTTAAAGATTCAACGAGTCCTATACATCACTTAAAACCAAACATACGGTACAATTATATCAAAATAGAcacaaatatattattataaaacacGTTTGAAATTGCATCCCATTTGTTTAGGAGAACAGAACACACAATTTCTTATCAAAATAATATCTTTTTATCCAACACATATAATCCACAAATTCCACTCCAAAtttgttgtgcttttttttttttcctgtaatcTCTATTAAGGCAACAATAGGACAGCACCACAGATGCAACCACTGGAGTCACAGGTAGGTAGTATCAAAGGCCACAAACACCCTCCCATAGACattacaaatatattttcaaGAAGACAAACAACTACAGTCAAAAGTTGCAGGTTATGATCCAAAATGGCCATCCTGAGCAGTAGTAAGAAACTTAAAGAGTGATGTATAATGATTCATAAGCCATCAATGATTAGGCCTGGCCTTTAATATTATAAAACTTAGTTGAtttaatgtaaatatttttttttaaataacagtaTCATAAATACTTACCACAGCAATATACCAGTCTTCACATCAAAGACTTTTACAGTGACTCATTGCAAAACCTCCACAAATGGTCTTTGCATAGTTAATAGATTTTCTGATAGTAAATGCATAGAAAACTAAATCAGTGTGTAAAATATGGTATCTAGCCATTATGTGAGGAAAGTCTGTCATTTGCTAACAGAACAAAGTGCAAAATCTATAcacagattctttttttttgtggctaaCACATAATAGTGATCGCTGTTAGCCTTACGAAGCAGTTTTCATACTTTTCTGATGGCACTCGCTACCAAGGCTTCTCGCCTGGTGGTTACAAATGCCTGTTGTTTTTCATAATAGGCTGCCTCATTAATAAAAGTGGGATAGACGGTGCCCGAGCCATGGTAGTGGATGGTCTTTCCATCAAATGTTTGGAACATAGGGTCACCGGGGTTCAGCGGTTCCCAGTCACAGTCCTGAAACAACAAGCAATAACCACGGGGGAAAGTAACTTGAGTACGTTGCTCAAACTAAAATAATATATTCTCACATTCACCAAAGATGTCTCATTTCCTCTTTCATAATAACTCATGTTTACAGGGTCAATAGGTCAGATATATGGGCAGTGAAGGCAACTGtaattttttaagataatttttttggccattttaggcctttattttgacaggacagatgaagacatgaaaggggaaagagaggaggaatgacatgcagcaaagggccgcaggtcggagtcaaacccacgaCCGCTGCATCAAGGattaaacctctatatatgggcgcgcgctctaccaactgagctacctggGTTCCCGACTATTCAAACTCTTACCTGCAAATTGGGGTGCACCATGGCAATGATGTTTCCATTGGCATCCCTGGGGTAGTCAATCCTCTCCAAGACCCGGAAAGCTTCCACTGTACAGGGAGGGAACTCCATGCCtgaacaaaacacagaaaacaacatCCCCAATATTGTTAGCATCCTGGAAAATCATGTATTCCAAAAAAGGAGGACACTGATGTAATATGTGTCTTAATAATGTATAAGGTAATCTGAATCCTGATACAATTCTGACTAAAAATTTAAACAAGGTGAGAATAAAAAGAATCTAAGCTAACagaagaaagggaaaaaaactaaacaaactcTTGTCCGCTGTGATCCTAGATAAGAATGCACTTTTCAACTGATTCAAAAGAGGAATCAAGGTTTTCACCGAGATCCTGGCCAGAAACCTCCCTTCATGTGAACATAAGTACCATTTTTATCCAAGGCACAACAACTGCAGTCTAGTTATGATCTGACCCTCATTAAATGTAGTCtacaagaagaaaaatacattctgtacatttatgtttgaGATGACACGACAAAAATGTGCTCTTCCAAACTGACTTCCGAACAAGACCTGAGTTAGAAGACTTCAATATACATCAATATCAATGTACGTATACGAGACAATGCCTTGGgagctctctcgctctctgaaATAACACTAAACAAACGATGGGTTCCTACATTCCCTGTCCATGGGACTCACTCTGCAGGCTGTCATGGCAGCGCGTAattgcaaaaacaaaaagaatgtGCTCCCTGGGAGCAtgggatttttgcaaatctcactacaggctgtaggtggtgccagaggagccggattttttttaaaatgacctgcttcatgtagttctactggaacatagggtcagtttcagcaaatatgacagaaagttagttttataagtcttacctactgcacctttaagattTTGCGACTTTCTGCAATGCATGCTGAAGAAGTCAGTTAAGCCTCAGATACATGGTGCCTAATCCACTTGGTGGAAGAAAAAACTCTCAGTACTTTcagttgttttaaaaaaggacacAATCAATAAGAACAAAACCATAAAACCAAGACTAGTGAGGCTgtcaatgctaacatgctcccaatgataatgctaacatgctgatgctaAGGAactataatgtttaccatgttcacaatcttagtttagcatgctaatatttgctTATTagaactaaacacaaagtacagctgatggACGTGTATTTAATCATAAATCTAATCAAACATTTGACTTAAATTGTGcttgaggaaaagtcaggggatcaccaaagaatggctgtacaaaatgtaatcttaatctgtaaagtagatgttgagataatTCACAGGATATTTGAAACCTGTTGGTGCCGCTAGCAAGCTGGAAGGTTTCACACAGTGCCAAATTGGCCTTTTTCAATATCAGGAACAGGATGTGCAGTGCTTTTTTGGCAGAGCTTGGACATTAAGTAAGTCGCTTTACCACTAAGATTAAGACCACTAAGCTGTATTGGTATGCAAGTGGCAGCACAGAGCAAAAAAGGACAAATGTTCCAAAAGTTTCCTCACTAGATCTCAGTGATTGTTATTCTACAGAGCAAGTCATTTTCAACTGTAACAGCAATTCAATCTCTTATAGCTAAACGAGTTGTTTCTTCATGCTGCTCAGCTTCAAAGTGCAGGGACACCGATTCATCACCATGCCTGGGCATTCATCAGCACCAGTGCGGCCCCACGACAGAAGATTACCACACCATTGGCAGCCAGACTCTAACAAGCAGGCCATTCAACAGCAGGCCAGGCAGGGGAAACCAACAGACTGCAGCTCACACTTGGCACAGACAGCTTGTTTACGtaaaagaggaaggaaaaagTCGCCTTGCGCCTAAACATTGCAAACACTGTTCCGTGCCTTTGGGAAGAGAAGGGGCAGAGCGGTGGCGGGATGAGCCAGCTGCTGATATATTTAGAGATCCTTGTGATCTCTGAGTGTAGGTAGGTACATCTGCATGAATCAGACTGCCACCCATGGGCGTTTTGTCACAAAATGTTTCTCGTCAAGATGATGCTGACAAACAGGAAGGCTGACTTCTTATTCTATTAGATAACACATATGAATCACAGTATTAGTCGTCCCTGAGTCAGAATTTAACGGACACTTTAATACACTATAGAATTTCCTGCAAACTTTGAGAATCATGTTTGCCTTAATCTCAACTGCTTTGGCATAATCCTTTCAAATCTTTGGACCTGTTGATGAATGCCATATAAATGTGGTGTGTTATAGCTTGAAATTCTACGCTGCTATGGCATGCCTGCCCTACTGTACCTTCATTAAACAGTTCGATGAAGTCCAGGGCATGTTTCAGTATTACCCTCATAGCTTCAAAGATGTTGCTCCTCAAAACACCTTGAGGCTGAGGACCCACTTCCAGACCTGCAATGAAACAATCAGAAGCCACATATGCAAAGGTTAAACTATTATCTATCTACTGAGGGAATGTCTTGGGAATATTTGAAATATTGTCCATTGTCCACAGAGCAATTTGGCTGGACTTGAGAGACTCACCAACAGGGTGTTTGGCAACAGAGCGTGAAGTGGAATATTTCAAAAGAGGATGTTCATTTAGCAGAACAAGACAACTGGCTGGAGCGATGGCTTTCTGCAACACAAAAGCAAGAGCTCAGCTGCAGATTAAAACACACGTTAACACAGTCATACGCTACACTTCATCAGCCAACGCTATCTTAAGCAAACCTAACTGTGAGCTTCAGGGCTCTGCTCGACGGTACGGAAAATTAAATCTGCACCAGCTCACGTCGGAGCAAATGTGCAAATGCATACaataacaaacagacaaacacaatgacCATGTGCATCAGTCAAGTTTACGTCAGTGGTTTGTCCTGCTAAAGTAAATGCACAAAATCATTTTCAGCACAACAATTCTGATTCTTGTCTCCCTAATTAGCATTGTGGGCCTTCATCATCAGCCTAATGGATACAAAAAAGTTCAACTATGACCTGCTGAGCTTAAGCTGTCGATGGTTCAAATAATAGCAGATTCTTTGTTCTGATTTGTTTTGACTGACGTCTCTGAATCAGTGGGGGAGCTGAGTCGCCATTTCTGAAGTCAATCctctatctactgtatgtatctCTGTGtagcatttgtttgtttttaaagttaaaaatcATATTCCTCTATCTCTCACATTCACAAAGAGTATGTTGCTTTTGGCTGCTCTTTGCCTCTCTGGTGTTGCTCTGTGTGCCTTCGTTTTGTGTTGAAAAGCAAGAAGAGGGACATCATTTGCAGgaatattaaaactatgtcaCGCAATGTGAGAGTACGCCTCTTCCAGTTCAAGATTATGCATCGcttctattggactccctccagattgTTTAGACTTGGTTTGAAAGACACACCAAATTGTTAGAAATGTAAGACAGAGGTcggccaattacttcatgtcctatggtcctgtgataaagttcaggaattttggaccgggatacatgataacctatgttGGATGTTCTGGGAGATCGATCAATCCTAAACGGAAcagataagcacataagaagagCTGGGTCtaaactagtttaatgatagccagaaggattattttaagaggatggaagaatgaaggggtgccgtcaaCCCAGGAgggggcttgtgagatggctagggtggcggcGTTTGAAAAGATGTCATATAAACAGTTTGTCAGGTTGGATGTctacactagaaaatggggaaggtacctgagctttctggagggctcctaagtaGCTCTGTGCTGGGAAGAGATGTGTATGATGgacttatggtgttgtcatttatacatatgttcaATGGTTTATAGtgtgtctattttgttattatgcTGTAAATTTTGTGGTtaatgtgtcatcttttcttgattttggtCTTGGTGTGTGATGATGACGGGGGGGGGGTGTTCATGTttcaaattgtatgttttgtgtgttctgttaaaataatcaaaaaaatgttaatcataaaaaaagaaaagcaagaagAGGAACGAGAGGCCTAGTTCATTGTAATCCAAACTGGTAAGCAAGCTAACTTAATGTCAGCAAAGTAAGATTTGTAAGGTTTTATAGTaattattcaaatgtgttttaaaacaaaaaaatgctgATTTACTGTGTTTGAAATACTATATACCATCTTTAATGGTTGtatatgaaacaaaaaaagcaggTGTCTTCTCAGGCACAGAAGGGCAGATAATGACTAACGAAAACCGGCTGGTGTATTTGGATGGTTGATCTTTTAAATGAGTTTGTTTAACACGTAAAAGGTAAACTGATGATTATATTATCAACATAGGTTAACGGAACCTTTACGTGGAGACATTCGAGTAAAACATTTACTTTTAAGCACACACAATGATGAGACACCAAAGAACCCCCACAGTCACCACCTTTCACTTTGTGTGTGCCGTAaagtttaaatattaaaatttgCTCTTCGAGGCTGTCACCTTGATGTAGTGCATCATCTGCAGATTGAAATGGTCATTGGAGCTCTCCAGGATCAGAGTGCAGCCCATGTTGGACGTTGTGTTGTGGAGGTCAAAGATAACATCGTAAGCGTCTGGGCTTTCTTTGGGTCCGAATATCCTGTTGATCTCCTGGGCTCTCTGCACCTCGTAGGGCAGGTTATCTCCTCCCGGGGcactgcaggacacacacacacacacacacacacacacacacacacacacacacacacacacacacacacacacacacacacacacacacacagcttatcAGACAATTCTGCTGAAGGAGCAATGAGCTATGAAGCAGGTTAACGATTGACACGAGGCTGTCTACTTGTCCTACATGCCCTGTAACACTTCCACCTATCTTTTGGCCATAGTGGAAAAATCTCTATGATTAACAAGTTAACACTATGAGagcaaaagccagaaaaaacacaagaatTTCCTGTGTCTGTGTTAAACAAAGGGTTCGTATTTAGTACAGTTCCTCACATGTGGATAACAGTAAACCAATAATAACTGATGATGCCTTGATAACTACCATGATCCACCTAATCTGTTAATGTGTAAAGTCGTGGCAGCCATTAAGTAATTCTACATTGGAATACAAAAGTTGGATTCAGCTGGACAGGGGTCCTCTTTGAGAGTGTTAAAAATAAACTGAAGCCACCTTCTCCACGTCTTGCATGTCTGCTCTTAAGGATCCTTGAGAGATTTGTTGTGTTGCCAGGCTGAACTTGCTTTTCCCCCCACCCCAGACAGACGTTCTACACgctctgagcagagaatgaGAGCTGCCCTTTTTTTCTCTTAGCTCTTTTAAAGCATTTCAGAATAACCACTGGTCTAGGACATTCTCCAAACTACTGTAGAATAGCACCTCTGCTGTGCATATTGTCTCACCTCCCTCACATCTGCTCTTTAGATCccattttcagcaaaaaaactGTCATTGTCCGGACTGGCAGGACATTAGTACACAAGCACAGTGTGAACTACAGCTGATTAAGTGGTCTCAGCTGAGAGGACCCACAGGCAGTACATGTTAGGAAAAGCAGAGCTGTCAGTCTATTTACATTGGAGAAAAGGACACCATGAGCTGTTTTTAGAAAGAGTGTCCAAGTAGTTAATCTTCTTATATGTTGCCTTCAGAAAAGCCAAACCGTATGTGTTTAACAAGATCTTTAAAGGTAATTTCAAATGTGCAGGATGGGGCAGTAACAGTAACTCCCTCCATACAGTATGATTTGAGCTTCTACCATCATTTCAGTAAATCAacgtaaaacattttaaagggaaACATTACAACAGAACTTGAAAATATCACAAATAAACTATATGTAAAATATGGTATACATCATAGGAAATtctgtaataataatactattaaACACATGCACTGTCACTCAACTGTACAGTTGGATACTCACTATCCAAAAGCACATGCCAATATTCTCATAACAGGGGATTTAGAATAAAAGGCCAAGATTTAGCccatataaaaaaatatgatggTGATAAGACTACAAGAATTACAACTTCCCCTGGGGTTCCAGAAACACAATATCCTTGGGAACGTTATTATAGTGAGATACAATGTTATCATTCAaccactgctgtgtgtgttcatgcacaCTGACTATATGAGCCAGCGTTTGCGTAAGACTTCATCTTTCGCTATAATGCACACGAAGAGGGACGAATCTTAATTCAATTGCAGCTCGGTCACGTTTTGCTCACGTTTTTCCTGCTGGCTGACAGTCGGCTCAAGTCTGGGAGGAGGGGACACGCTGCTCTGCTTTTATTGGCAAGGGGGcacggggggagagagagatatggcTGATAGTAAacacacataggctacacactGCCTGAGATAATAACAGTTTGATATatatgtgttttactgtaggAAT from Sander lucioperca isolate FBNREF2018 chromosome 13, SLUC_FBN_1.2, whole genome shotgun sequence encodes:
- the aspa gene encoding aspartoacylase → MSSCNNSACLNEARRVAIFGGTHGNEMSGVTLVNLWVKNSAEIQRKGVETKPFITNPKAVEKCTRYVDTDLNRAFTPENLSAPGGDNLPYEVQRAQEINRIFGPKESPDAYDVIFDLHNTTSNMGCTLILESSNDHFNLQMMHYIKKAIAPASCLVLLNEHPLLKYSTSRSVAKHPVGLEVGPQPQGVLRSNIFEAMRVILKHALDFIELFNEGMEFPPCTVEAFRVLERIDYPRDANGNIIAMVHPNLQDCDWEPLNPGDPMFQTFDGKTIHYHGSGTVYPTFINEAAYYEKQQAFVTTRREALVASAIRKV